Proteins encoded within one genomic window of Chloroflexota bacterium:
- a CDS encoding extracellular solute-binding protein yields the protein MNELFTRRTFLAGTTLVGAGALAAACGQPAPAMEEQEMAPEQKEEAKAEAEAPSGPQGEALYWHRGFFDFEPWAKEFAEQNPGLTFNAVGEADRLNKFVAAVAAGSPPDAVDVGDWQTVELGVTDISQPLNNYYKASGVLNLAEFWPSVLSYLTDAPTGNLYGAPYAPDLRVMYIHGDTYLEVGLDPENPPSSWSDFDTAIIQTTKFDGDTLVRAGCPPFWGSGGTGLWLLLLWQLGGDVMADDWSEVTINSQEAVRALDWLKNIHEVQGGWDAIAQLRGDGLHRNSHLAEARAVHYYATFAERGQWFKENAPDLNFGFTPWPKPEGGKDANLGGNHTATFAVNAPNPDAMFSWFEYFLSPDTNLRFAKQYDRVPVREASTSSPEYTENDPFRELIAQQMPFRHFYYSGPGATEARDHARNFVPDVMAGTITAPEALEAAEQGITELLAGWNERLGR from the coding sequence ATGAATGAGTTGTTTACGCGACGTACTTTCTTAGCCGGCACGACATTGGTCGGAGCAGGCGCACTCGCTGCGGCGTGCGGACAACCCGCGCCGGCGATGGAAGAGCAGGAGATGGCGCCGGAACAGAAGGAAGAGGCCAAGGCTGAAGCCGAAGCGCCCAGCGGCCCCCAGGGCGAGGCGCTCTACTGGCACCGCGGTTTCTTTGACTTCGAGCCATGGGCCAAGGAATTTGCAGAGCAGAATCCCGGTCTGACGTTCAATGCCGTGGGTGAAGCCGACCGCCTGAACAAATTCGTCGCGGCCGTGGCGGCGGGCAGCCCGCCCGATGCCGTGGACGTGGGCGACTGGCAGACCGTTGAGCTTGGCGTCACGGACATTTCGCAACCGCTGAATAACTACTACAAAGCCTCGGGTGTGCTAAACCTCGCCGAGTTCTGGCCCAGCGTGTTGAGCTACCTCACGGACGCGCCCACGGGTAACTTGTACGGTGCGCCGTATGCGCCGGACCTGCGCGTGATGTACATCCACGGGGATACCTATCTTGAAGTCGGCCTGGACCCCGAGAATCCGCCGTCGAGCTGGTCCGACTTCGACACTGCCATCATCCAAACCACGAAGTTTGATGGTGACACGTTGGTGCGCGCCGGATGCCCGCCTTTCTGGGGTAGCGGCGGTACCGGGCTGTGGCTGCTGCTGCTCTGGCAATTAGGCGGCGACGTGATGGCCGACGACTGGTCGGAGGTCACAATCAATAGCCAAGAAGCTGTGCGCGCCTTGGACTGGCTGAAGAACATCCACGAGGTGCAGGGCGGTTGGGACGCGATTGCTCAATTGCGCGGCGACGGCCTCCATCGCAACAGCCACCTGGCTGAGGCCCGCGCGGTGCACTACTACGCGACCTTTGCCGAGCGCGGCCAGTGGTTCAAAGAAAACGCGCCGGACTTGAATTTCGGCTTTACACCGTGGCCCAAACCGGAGGGCGGCAAGGACGCCAACCTCGGCGGCAACCACACCGCCACGTTTGCTGTCAACGCGCCAAACCCGGACGCGATGTTCAGTTGGTTTGAGTACTTCTTAAGTCCCGATACGAACCTGCGCTTTGCCAAGCAGTACGACCGCGTGCCGGTGCGCGAGGCCTCAACCTCATCGCCGGAGTACACGGAGAACGACCCGTTCCGCGAACTGATCGCGCAACAGATGCCGTTCCGCCATTTCTACTACTCCGGGCCCGGCGCTACCGAAGCGCGCGACCACGCGCGGAACTTCGTGCCCGACGTAATGGCGGGAACCATCACCGCTCCGGAGGCGCTTGAAGCCGCCGAGCAAGGAATCACGGAACTGCTGGCCGGCTGGAACGAGCGCCTGGGACGGTAG
- a CDS encoding retropepsin-like aspartic protease, with translation MPATLGGPQREVIVELALDTGATTTVINQDALQYAGLKLEEDGRPAEITTGSGIESVLEVRLASIHALGKMETDFPILCHTLPPSASIDGVLGLDFLRGERLTIDFRAGQLALE, from the coding sequence GTGCCTGCCACGCTGGGCGGCCCGCAACGAGAAGTGATAGTTGAGCTTGCACTTGACACCGGCGCAACCACCACAGTGATCAATCAAGATGCCCTTCAATACGCTGGACTCAAACTTGAAGAGGATGGCCGGCCAGCAGAGATTACGACCGGAAGCGGTATAGAATCCGTGCTTGAGGTACGGCTAGCTAGCATTCATGCATTGGGTAAAATGGAAACCGACTTTCCAATTCTCTGCCATACACTACCGCCTAGCGCTAGCATAGACGGTGTGTTGGGCTTGGATTTCTTGCGCGGCGAGCGGCTGACCATCGACTTTCGAGCAGGTCAGCTAGCGCTGGAGTAA
- a CDS encoding retropepsin-like aspartic protease: MSFPFDPHGHLIVVPARIHGRDSREIVDLVLDTGATRTIVSREVAQSLGYDPATLGQWARITTGSGALSVPLLRVAKIEALGKTATNLRILCHSLPSRAAIDGVLGLDFLRGERLVIDFRAGLLALE, encoded by the coding sequence ATGAGTTTTCCATTCGATCCGCACGGTCATCTGATTGTCGTTCCGGCCCGGATACATGGTCGTGACAGTCGTGAGATCGTCGATCTCGTACTCGATACCGGCGCCACGAGAACGATCGTGAGCAGAGAAGTAGCGCAATCCCTGGGATACGATCCTGCGACGCTGGGACAATGGGCGCGCATCACGACCGGTAGTGGCGCTCTGTCCGTTCCCTTGCTGAGAGTGGCAAAGATCGAGGCGCTAGGAAAAACAGCGACCAACCTGCGCATACTCTGCCATTCGCTGCCATCGCGCGCCGCCATAGATGGCGTGTTGGGCTTGGATTTCTTGCGCGGCGAGCGCTTGGTAATTGACTTTCGTGCAGGACTGCTAGCGTTGGAGTAA
- the purD gene encoding phosphoribosylamine--glycine ligase, with protein MRILIVGGGGREHAIAWKCAQSPLKPALFVAPGNAGTATLAENVPIEATDIDALVAWVAANAIDLTVVAQDDPLALGAVDALQAAGQTAFGPTQAAARLEWSKVWSKDFMQRHGLPTADFATFTERDAAAAYLEQAPVPVVLKPDGLTAGKGVFVCATRDEALAALDTIMEAHAFGASGDSIVIEECLRGTEISVFAFADGTHITPLVTACDYKRAFDGDEGPNTGGMGGYSPAPFVDPETLDYIHHEIMERTVMLMAQEGHPYVGVLYGQLMLTNDGPRIVEFNVRFGDPEAQLILPRLQADLVAVFQAAVEGRLAEVDVTWDPAATCGVVVASGGYPGSYTTGHSIAGLDTLDDDVLLFHAGTDLADDAVVTAGGRVLLTLGQAANVPTARARAYDNIERITFENGYYRKDIAAREV; from the coding sequence ATGCGCATTCTGATCGTCGGCGGAGGCGGACGCGAGCACGCCATCGCGTGGAAGTGCGCGCAGAGTCCGCTCAAGCCGGCCCTTTTTGTCGCCCCGGGCAATGCCGGCACCGCCACCCTTGCTGAGAACGTCCCAATCGAAGCCACTGATATAGATGCCCTGGTCGCTTGGGTAGCGGCCAATGCCATTGACCTCACCGTAGTCGCGCAGGATGATCCCCTGGCGTTGGGTGCAGTTGATGCCTTGCAAGCCGCGGGCCAGACCGCTTTTGGCCCTACGCAGGCGGCGGCAAGACTGGAGTGGAGCAAGGTCTGGTCCAAGGACTTCATGCAACGGCATGGTCTGCCCACCGCCGACTTTGCCACCTTTACTGAGCGGGACGCCGCGGCGGCCTATCTAGAGCAAGCGCCCGTACCGGTCGTGCTCAAACCCGACGGCTTGACCGCCGGTAAGGGCGTATTCGTGTGCGCAACGCGTGACGAGGCACTGGCAGCCCTAGACACCATAATGGAAGCGCACGCCTTTGGCGCATCCGGCGACAGCATCGTGATCGAAGAGTGTCTGCGCGGCACGGAGATTTCAGTCTTCGCCTTCGCAGACGGCACCCACATTACGCCGCTCGTCACCGCCTGCGACTACAAGCGCGCCTTCGACGGCGATGAGGGCCCCAACACCGGCGGCATGGGTGGCTATTCTCCCGCGCCGTTCGTGGACCCCGAGACTCTGGACTACATTCATCACGAGATCATGGAGCGCACCGTTATGCTCATGGCGCAGGAAGGGCATCCGTACGTGGGCGTGCTCTATGGGCAGCTCATGCTGACCAACGACGGCCCGCGCATTGTCGAGTTTAACGTGCGGTTTGGCGATCCTGAAGCGCAGCTCATCCTGCCGCGCCTGCAGGCCGATCTGGTGGCGGTGTTTCAGGCCGCGGTGGAGGGACGGCTCGCGGAGGTGGATGTCACGTGGGACCCCGCCGCCACGTGCGGCGTGGTGGTCGCCTCCGGCGGCTATCCCGGCTCATACACCACCGGCCACTCCATTGCGGGACTTGATACGCTTGACGACGACGTCTTGCTCTTCCATGCCGGCACCGATCTGGCAGACGATGCGGTTGTCACTGCGGGAGGCCGCGTGCTTCTAACATTAGGGCAAGCCGCAAACGTGCCCACAGCGCGGGCGCGCGCCTATGACAACATCGAGCGCATCACGTTTGAGAATGGCTATTATCGCAAAGACATTGCCGCCCGCGAGGTCTAG
- a CDS encoding extracellular solute-binding protein: MTRRNLLLLAPFVPVAVAACGSLLPGRSKSEEESEESAAVSPPTTLTIILPDASGSQTRELGAVLEEATFADQYTVDTVALRPTGGQTYSEAVTALTAAGIRPDLVWMDQFALPTLAQQGVTRPLGEFTRRDIDFSTDTYWPHILSSGANRGALHALPLAASVCTLLYNPTLFSQTSTPLPEENWDWQDFLTLAQALNDPTATPRVWGTLQAPLIPPFFAMAWQEGSTLFQDRNWDVTHPGVIEALQFQANLILHHGVAPPLDIVDYRTDNLTISLTDKAEDMILSGQIAMAGGMVNAEVFWRGPGRASLELVEMPRGNGAATWGMAAHMVGVAQESNQPDAAYEVLDPLLQAASLILSMPAFRVDAETLRTVHQTLTVNDSVVLVDSMEQSQYIDADAPEWLAFVILASLVFPVLTGQSSARQAAADTHDAIRMQLQSVQATPTPQSS, encoded by the coding sequence GTGACGCGACGAAATCTACTGTTGTTAGCACCCTTCGTTCCTGTTGCCGTTGCCGCGTGTGGGTCACTGTTGCCGGGGAGATCAAAATCTGAAGAGGAATCAGAGGAATCTGCGGCGGTCAGCCCTCCGACGACGCTGACCATCATTTTGCCCGATGCCTCAGGCAGCCAGACCCGCGAGTTAGGGGCGGTACTTGAGGAAGCGACCTTTGCCGATCAATATACGGTTGACACGGTAGCGCTGCGGCCTACCGGCGGTCAGACGTACTCTGAAGCCGTCACCGCGCTGACAGCTGCCGGAATCCGTCCCGATCTCGTTTGGATGGACCAGTTCGCATTGCCAACTCTGGCACAGCAAGGCGTGACGCGCCCGCTTGGCGAGTTTACGCGTCGTGACATTGATTTCTCTACTGATACATATTGGCCGCACATCCTGAGTAGCGGCGCCAACCGTGGCGCGCTGCACGCTCTCCCTCTCGCGGCGTCGGTTTGTACGCTCCTGTACAACCCGACGCTCTTTTCACAGACAAGCACCCCGTTACCGGAAGAGAACTGGGATTGGCAGGACTTCTTGACCTTGGCGCAGGCGCTCAACGACCCGACAGCCACCCCGCGGGTCTGGGGCACTTTGCAGGCGCCGCTAATCCCGCCGTTCTTTGCCATGGCGTGGCAGGAAGGGAGCACCCTCTTTCAAGACCGCAACTGGGATGTAACGCACCCCGGGGTCATTGAAGCGCTGCAATTCCAGGCGAATCTGATACTGCACCATGGGGTAGCTCCGCCCCTCGACATCGTCGACTACCGCACGGACAACCTGACAATCAGCCTAACTGACAAGGCCGAAGACATGATACTCTCCGGCCAAATTGCCATGGCGGGCGGCATGGTGAACGCGGAAGTCTTTTGGCGGGGGCCGGGACGCGCCTCGCTCGAGCTAGTCGAAATGCCTCGCGGCAACGGTGCGGCGACCTGGGGCATGGCGGCGCACATGGTTGGCGTGGCGCAGGAAAGCAACCAGCCGGACGCCGCCTACGAGGTGTTGGATCCACTCTTGCAGGCAGCTTCCCTGATTCTCAGTATGCCGGCTTTTCGCGTAGACGCGGAGACATTGCGTACCGTGCACCAGACGCTTACGGTCAATGACTCGGTCGTGCTGGTAGATAGTATGGAGCAGAGTCAGTACATTGACGCAGACGCTCCGGAATGGCTCGCCTTTGTCATCCTCGCATCGCTCGTCTTCCCCGTTCTTACCGGTCAGTCCTCCGCCCGACAAGCCGCCGCCGATACCCACGACGCCATTCGCATGCAACTCCAGTCCGTGCAAGCGACACCGACTCCCCAGTCCTCGTAG